One genomic region from Pseudomonas hormoni encodes:
- a CDS encoding cob(I)yrinic acid a,c-diamide adenosyltransferase has product MGFRLSKIYTRTGDKGETGLGDGRRVPKDHPRIEAIGEVDTLNSQVGVLLAGLEAEVGQFPGLNEVIEVLAPCQHRLFDLGGELAMPVYQALNAAEIERLEAAIDVWNEELGPLENFILPGGSALIAQAHVCRSLARSAERRCQQLNAIEPLAGVGLAYINRLSDLLFVVARLIAKRQGIAEILWQPAAKPEV; this is encoded by the coding sequence ATGGGCTTTCGCTTGTCGAAGATTTACACCCGCACCGGCGACAAAGGCGAAACCGGACTGGGCGACGGCCGCCGCGTGCCCAAGGACCATCCTCGGATCGAGGCCATTGGTGAAGTCGATACGCTGAACAGTCAGGTCGGTGTGTTGCTGGCCGGGCTGGAAGCGGAAGTTGGCCAATTTCCAGGGTTGAACGAAGTGATCGAGGTGTTGGCGCCTTGTCAGCATCGGCTGTTCGATCTGGGCGGTGAGTTGGCGATGCCGGTGTATCAGGCGCTGAACGCGGCAGAAATTGAACGCCTGGAAGCGGCGATCGATGTGTGGAATGAAGAGCTGGGGCCGCTGGAGAACTTCATTCTGCCGGGGGGTTCCGCGCTGATTGCCCAGGCTCATGTGTGCAGAAGTCTGGCGCGCAGTGCCGAGCGGCGGTGTCAGCAGTTGAATGCGATTGAGCCGTTGGCCGGGGTTGGGTTGGCGTATATCAATCGGTTGTCGGATTTGTTGTTTGTGGTGGCGCGGTTGATTGCGAAGCGGCAGGGGATTGCGGAGATTCTTTGGCAGCCGGCGGCGAAGCCTGAGGTTTAG
- a CDS encoding sensor histidine kinase yields MPLRQRLENLPVGQKLLAALLVLLTTVLLVANLTFISAAYYISQESMAPQALQTIGRLVSNPSLVSEALASPQSAQRLLDELNSYSPLRAAALYDGKGERLAQLQHGDHLNLPERFRHIESWQATEFRSNQVITLPRPGTAPGHLLLVASSELPMAFYTGTLTASLGILIFSVLLWLVIARQIKRLITRPIHQLEELSRQVTREENYALRASRGNHDEIGSLAEAFNTMLSRIEAREQQLKRARDDSQAAYDQAQGLAEETRHTNRKLELEVQVRSKIEKKLTGFQNYLNSIIDSMPSALIALDEQLYVTQWNQEASALSGTRLDEALNQPIFLAFEPLKPFLPQLKQTVEQHTVAKIERVTWFKDDEPKHYALTFYPLMGGAGRGVVIRIDDITQRLSLEEMMVQSEKMLSVGGLAAGMAHEINNPLGAILHNVQNIRRRLSPDLPKNLEQAEQIGIELDTVNEYLKAREVPQLLDGIQQAGARAAKIVTHMLSFSRRSTRQMAPCDLPALIDQAVEIAGNDFDLAIGFDFKGQAIIRQFDPALGPVPGTANELEQVLLNLLKNAAQAIHQREDDREPGRIILRTKLNPPWAEIQVEDNGIGMSESVRKRTFEPFFTTKEIGQGTGLGLSVSYFIITNNHKGQMEVQSTLGQGTCFTLRLPLASTPLVSQELNQLSR; encoded by the coding sequence ATGCCATTGCGCCAGCGCCTTGAAAACCTTCCGGTCGGCCAGAAACTGCTGGCCGCCCTGCTGGTGCTGTTGACCACCGTTCTGCTGGTCGCCAACCTGACCTTCATCAGCGCCGCGTACTACATTTCCCAGGAAAGCATGGCGCCCCAAGCCTTGCAGACCATCGGCCGGCTGGTGTCCAACCCGAGCCTGGTGTCCGAAGCACTGGCATCGCCACAAAGCGCGCAACGCCTGCTCGATGAACTCAACAGTTATTCACCGTTACGCGCAGCGGCCTTGTACGACGGCAAGGGTGAACGGCTGGCGCAGCTGCAACATGGCGATCATCTGAACCTGCCGGAGCGCTTCCGCCACATCGAATCCTGGCAAGCCACCGAATTTCGCAGCAATCAGGTGATCACCCTGCCCCGCCCCGGCACCGCGCCCGGCCACTTGTTACTGGTCGCCAGCAGCGAATTGCCGATGGCCTTCTACACCGGGACGTTGACCGCCAGCCTCGGCATCCTGATCTTCAGTGTGCTGTTGTGGCTGGTGATCGCCCGGCAGATCAAACGCCTGATTACCCGGCCGATCCATCAGCTGGAAGAGCTGTCCCGGCAAGTGACCCGGGAAGAGAACTACGCCCTGCGCGCTTCCCGCGGCAATCACGACGAAATCGGCAGTCTGGCCGAGGCCTTCAACACCATGCTCTCGCGGATCGAGGCGCGGGAGCAGCAACTCAAACGCGCGCGGGACGACTCCCAGGCGGCTTACGATCAGGCTCAGGGGCTGGCCGAAGAAACCCGTCACACCAATCGCAAACTGGAACTCGAAGTCCAGGTGCGCAGCAAGATCGAGAAGAAACTCACCGGGTTCCAGAACTACCTCAACAGCATCATCGACTCCATGCCCTCGGCGCTGATCGCCCTCGACGAGCAGCTCTACGTGACGCAATGGAATCAGGAGGCCAGCGCCCTTTCCGGCACGCGGCTGGACGAAGCGCTGAATCAGCCGATCTTCCTCGCCTTCGAACCACTCAAGCCGTTTCTGCCGCAGCTCAAACAGACCGTCGAGCAACACACAGTGGCGAAGATTGAGCGCGTGACCTGGTTTAAGGATGACGAACCCAAGCACTACGCCCTGACCTTTTACCCGCTGATGGGCGGCGCCGGGCGCGGTGTGGTCATCCGGATCGACGACATCACCCAGCGCCTGTCCCTGGAAGAAATGATGGTGCAGTCGGAAAAAATGCTCTCGGTCGGTGGCCTCGCCGCCGGCATGGCCCATGAGATCAACAACCCGCTGGGCGCGATCCTGCACAACGTGCAGAACATTCGCCGGCGCTTGTCCCCCGATCTGCCGAAGAACCTCGAGCAAGCCGAGCAAATCGGCATTGAACTGGACACGGTCAACGAGTACCTGAAAGCACGGGAAGTGCCGCAGTTGCTCGACGGCATCCAGCAGGCCGGCGCCCGGGCAGCGAAGATCGTTACGCACATGCTCAGTTTCAGCCGCCGCAGTACCCGGCAAATGGCCCCGTGCGATCTGCCGGCGCTGATCGATCAGGCCGTGGAAATCGCCGGCAACGATTTCGACCTGGCGATCGGCTTCGACTTCAAGGGCCAGGCGATCATTCGCCAGTTCGATCCGGCGCTAGGCCCAGTGCCCGGCACCGCCAACGAACTCGAACAAGTGCTGCTCAACCTGCTGAAAAACGCCGCGCAAGCCATTCACCAGCGCGAAGATGACCGTGAGCCCGGGCGGATCATCCTGCGTACCAAACTCAATCCGCCGTGGGCGGAAATCCAGGTCGAGGACAACGGCATCGGCATGAGCGAGAGCGTGCGCAAACGCACCTTCGAGCCGTTCTTTACGACCAAGGAAATCGGTCAGGGCACCGGGCTTGGCCTGTCGGTGTCGTATTTCATCATCACCAACAACCACAAGGGTCAGATGGAAGTGCAATCGACGCTGGGCCAGGGCACGTGTTTCACCTTGCGCCTGCCATTGGCGAGCACCCCGCTTGTCTCTCAAGAACTCAATCAGCTATCGAGGTAA
- a CDS encoding Nudix family hydrolase, protein MKRVHVAAAVIRDSSGKILIARRADTQHQGGLWEFPGGKVEADESVETALARELHEELGIVVSAARPLIKVRHDYPDKQVLLDVWEVSNFTGEPHGAEGQPLEWVAPRDLPGYEFPAANQPIVAAARLPAQYLITPEDLETPALLRGIQKAIAGGIKLIQLRAPNGYDPKYRDLAVDAAGLCAGKAQLMIKGPFEWLGDFPSAGWHITSAQLRKHAAAGRPLPASRWLAASCHNAEELALAEQMGVDFVTLSPVQPTLTHPGAQPLGWEQASALIEGFSKPVFLLGGVGPAEQQKAWAAGAQGVAGIRAFWPDSLV, encoded by the coding sequence GTGAAACGAGTACACGTAGCCGCCGCCGTTATCCGTGATAGCAGCGGCAAAATTCTCATCGCACGCCGTGCCGATACTCAGCATCAAGGCGGTTTGTGGGAGTTTCCCGGTGGCAAGGTCGAGGCTGATGAGTCAGTCGAAACCGCGCTGGCTCGCGAACTTCACGAAGAGTTGGGGATTGTGGTCAGCGCGGCACGTCCGTTGATCAAGGTCCGCCATGACTATCCGGACAAGCAAGTGTTGCTGGATGTCTGGGAAGTCTCGAATTTCACCGGCGAACCTCACGGCGCCGAAGGCCAGCCTTTGGAGTGGGTAGCGCCGCGTGATCTGCCGGGCTACGAATTTCCGGCAGCCAACCAGCCGATCGTTGCCGCCGCACGGTTGCCTGCGCAGTATCTGATCACTCCTGAAGATCTGGAAACGCCGGCACTGCTGCGCGGTATCCAGAAAGCTATCGCCGGCGGGATCAAGTTGATCCAGCTGCGGGCGCCCAACGGCTACGACCCGAAGTACCGCGATCTGGCGGTGGATGCGGCGGGGCTGTGTGCCGGCAAGGCGCAGTTGATGATCAAGGGGCCGTTCGAGTGGCTGGGCGATTTCCCGTCGGCCGGTTGGCACATCACCTCGGCACAACTGCGCAAACACGCGGCTGCCGGCCGTCCGCTGCCGGCGTCGCGCTGGTTGGCGGCGTCCTGCCATAACGCTGAAGAACTGGCGTTGGCGGAGCAGATGGGCGTGGACTTTGTGACCCTGTCGCCGGTGCAGCCGACCTTGACGCACCCGGGGGCTCAGCCGTTGGGTTGGGAACAGGCTTCGGCGTTGATCGAGGGGTTCAGCAAACCGGTGTTTTTGCTCGGTGGTGTTGGGCCGGCGGAGCAGCAAAAGGCTTGGGCGGCGGGCGCTCAGGGTGTGGCGGGGATTCGAGCGTTCTGGCCTGATTCTTTGGTGTAG
- a CDS encoding glutathione S-transferase family protein has translation MSLHLIIGDKLLSSWSLRGALALDLAGAPYTEELIKLNQPDTRERLLKHSPTGKVPLLKTAHGTIADSLAIAEYLAEQFPDAGLWPKDVAARAQARSACAQMHAGFFAMRGNMPFDLSRDAPLSPAPADVQADIERMLALWAECRAVATETGPFLFGSATLADAFFAPIAVRLRTYQVKLPAADEAYVETIYQWPAFKAWQKAGLEEIGQ, from the coding sequence ATGAGCCTCCACCTGATCATCGGCGACAAACTGCTTTCCTCCTGGTCCCTGCGCGGCGCACTGGCCCTCGATCTGGCCGGCGCCCCTTACACCGAAGAGCTCATCAAGCTGAACCAGCCGGACACCCGTGAACGTCTGCTCAAGCATTCGCCGACCGGTAAAGTCCCGCTGTTGAAAACCGCACACGGCACCATCGCCGATTCCCTGGCGATTGCCGAGTACCTGGCCGAACAATTCCCTGACGCCGGCCTCTGGCCCAAAGACGTCGCCGCCCGCGCCCAGGCACGTTCGGCGTGCGCGCAGATGCATGCCGGGTTCTTCGCCATGCGTGGCAACATGCCGTTCGACCTGAGCCGCGACGCACCGCTGTCACCGGCCCCGGCTGACGTCCAGGCGGACATCGAGCGCATGCTGGCGTTGTGGGCCGAGTGCCGCGCAGTCGCGACCGAAACCGGTCCGTTCCTGTTTGGCAGCGCGACCCTCGCCGATGCCTTCTTTGCACCCATTGCCGTACGCCTGCGCACCTATCAGGTGAAATTGCCGGCGGCGGATGAGGCCTACGTCGAAACGATCTACCAATGGCCAGCCTTCAAGGCGTGGCAAAAGGCGGGTCTGGAGGAGATCGGGCAGTGA